From the Comamonas odontotermitis genome, one window contains:
- the arsC gene encoding arsenate reductase (glutaredoxin) (This arsenate reductase requires both glutathione and glutaredoxin to convert arsenate to arsenite, after which the efflux transporter formed by ArsA and ArsB can extrude the arsenite from the cell, providing resistance.), which produces MSPTTTTIYHNARCSNSRGALALLQERGITPQVVDYLQQPLDAQQLAQLIAQLGVPVRDVMRSKEAVYQELGLDDPTWSDAQLIDHIAAHPILLNRPIVVTGKGARLCRPPELVLELL; this is translated from the coding sequence ATGTCCCCAACTACCACCACCATCTATCACAATGCGCGCTGCAGCAATTCGCGCGGCGCGCTCGCCCTTCTGCAAGAACGCGGCATCACGCCGCAGGTGGTGGATTACCTCCAGCAGCCTCTGGATGCACAGCAATTGGCGCAATTGATTGCGCAACTGGGCGTGCCCGTGCGCGATGTCATGCGCAGCAAAGAGGCCGTCTACCAGGAGCTGGGCCTGGACGATCCCACGTGGAGTGATGCGCAGCTCATCGACCACATCGCGGCGCACCCGATCTTGCTCAACCGCCCCATCGTGGTGACTGGCAAGGGCGCCCGCCTGTGCCGTCCACCGGAGCTGGTGCTGGAACTGCTATAG